A genome region from Methylobacterium sp. FF17 includes the following:
- the accD gene encoding acetyl-CoA carboxylase, carboxyltransferase subunit beta, protein MVEPMNWISEVVRPKIKTLFKRETPENLWVKCPDTGQMVFHKEVEGNHWVIPGSEHHLKMSAQARLKMMFDEGTWIDVPLPEVATDPHKFRDEKRYADRLKDARAKTGMADAFKIGFGRVSGLPMTLAVQDFAFMAGSLGMAAGEAFVRGAETALDKRTPYVVFTASGGARMQEGILSLMQMPRTTVAVRRLNAARLPYIVVLTNPTTGGVTASYAMLGDVHLAEPGALICFAGPRVIEQTIREKLPDGFQRAEYLRDHGMVDQVVHRHALKETIARLCGILTNQEPGAARSATPVPEPA, encoded by the coding sequence ATGGTCGAACCGATGAACTGGATCTCGGAGGTCGTACGCCCCAAGATCAAGACCCTGTTCAAGCGCGAGACGCCCGAGAACCTCTGGGTCAAGTGCCCCGATACCGGCCAGATGGTCTTCCACAAGGAGGTGGAGGGCAATCACTGGGTCATCCCGGGCTCCGAGCATCACCTGAAGATGAGCGCCCAGGCGCGCCTCAAGATGATGTTCGACGAGGGCACCTGGATCGACGTGCCCCTGCCGGAGGTCGCCACCGACCCACACAAGTTCCGTGACGAGAAGCGCTACGCCGATCGCCTGAAGGACGCCCGGGCCAAGACCGGCATGGCCGACGCCTTCAAGATTGGCTTCGGGCGGGTCTCGGGCCTGCCCATGACCCTGGCGGTGCAGGATTTCGCCTTCATGGCGGGCTCCCTCGGCATGGCGGCGGGCGAAGCCTTCGTGCGCGGCGCCGAGACGGCGCTCGACAAGCGCACGCCCTACGTGGTGTTCACCGCCTCCGGCGGCGCGCGCATGCAGGAGGGCATCCTCTCACTGATGCAGATGCCGCGCACCACCGTGGCCGTGCGCCGGCTGAACGCCGCCCGGCTGCCCTACATCGTGGTGCTGACGAACCCGACCACGGGCGGCGTCACCGCCTCCTACGCGATGCTGGGCGACGTGCATCTGGCCGAACCCGGCGCCCTGATCTGCTTCGCGGGCCCCCGGGTCATCGAGCAGACGATTCGCGAGAAGCTGCCGGACGGGTTCCAGCGCGCCGAGTACCTGCGCGACCACGGCATGGTCGACCAGGTGGTGCACCGCCACGCCCTGAAGGAGACCATCGCGCGCCTCTGCGGCATCCTGACGAACCAGGAGCCGGGCGCCGCCCGCAGCGCCACCCCGGTTCCCGAACCCGCCTGA
- the trpA gene encoding tryptophan synthase subunit alpha — MTATSPAQSGQARIAAAFARCRAENRAALVTYVMAGDPDAETSLRVLEALPAAGADIVEFGLPFTDPMADGPAIQAAGLRALKGGQGVARTLDLVRRFRSGNTDTPVILMGYFNPIHTYGVARFLDDAREAGIDGLIVVDLPPEEDDELCLPALAKDLAFIRLATPTTDEKRLPAVLANTAGFVYYVSITGITGTATPNFDRVAEAVGRIRRHTDLPIVVGFGVRTGADAAAIARGADGVVVGSALVDALRGTLDDEGRPGGGTVEAVSALVRELAEGVRSAPRA; from the coding sequence ATGACGGCGACGAGTCCAGCCCAATCCGGTCAGGCCCGCATCGCGGCGGCCTTCGCGCGCTGCCGCGCCGAGAACCGCGCGGCCCTCGTCACCTACGTGATGGCCGGCGACCCCGATGCGGAGACCTCGCTGCGGGTGCTCGAGGCGCTGCCCGCCGCGGGCGCCGACATCGTCGAGTTCGGCCTGCCCTTCACCGACCCGATGGCGGACGGACCCGCGATCCAGGCCGCCGGCCTCCGTGCGCTCAAGGGTGGCCAGGGCGTCGCCCGGACCCTCGACCTCGTGCGCCGCTTCCGGTCGGGCAACACCGACACGCCCGTGATCCTGATGGGCTATTTCAACCCGATCCACACCTACGGCGTCGCGCGCTTCCTCGACGATGCACGCGAGGCCGGCATCGACGGGCTGATCGTGGTCGACCTGCCGCCGGAGGAGGACGACGAGCTCTGCCTGCCGGCGCTCGCCAAGGACCTCGCTTTCATCCGGCTCGCCACCCCCACCACCGACGAGAAGCGGCTTCCCGCCGTCCTCGCGAACACCGCCGGCTTCGTCTACTACGTCTCGATCACGGGGATCACCGGGACGGCGACCCCGAATTTCGACCGGGTCGCGGAAGCGGTGGGCCGCATCCGGCGCCACACCGACCTGCCCATCGTGGTGGGATTCGGCGTGCGCACCGGCGCGGATGCCGCCGCCATCGCGCGCGGCGCCGACGGCGTCGTGGTCGGCTCGGCCCTGGTGGACGCCCTGCGGGGCACCCTCGACGACGAGGGCCGCCCGGGGGGCGGAACGGTCGAGGCCGTGAGCGCCCTGGTGCGCGAGTTGGCCGAGGGCGTCCGCTCGGCGCCGCGCGCCTGA